The window TCAATGGCAGAAAGGAAAACTACTTGGAAGTGGAACATTTGGCAATGTTTATGAAGCCACTAACAGGTAAAAACATTTATAATCTTCAATAGGTGGTATTTagttccttttcttttttcctttccttaTAATTTATACACTTTGACAGACACACTGGTGCTTTATGTGCAATGAAAGAAGTTAATATAATTCCTGATGATCCCAAATCAGCTGAATGCTTGAAGCAGTTAGAGCAGGTTAGTTCTCAATATCATAGTTAGTTAATATATTTACTTAGATTATTTTGCAAGCCATATTACCTTCTCATTGGGTTTTTTCCACCTCGGTACAAAGTTAGCCAAATGCATAGACATTAATGGTTTAGTATCAACCTCTGTCATCTTCCCTAATCAGCTTATACTTTCAATTTCTGATGTCACTTGGTTGATATTTGCTTATTTGTACTTTAGCTAATTTTGATTAACTTTTGTTCACTTTTCTGCAGGAGATAAAGTTTCTTAGTCAATTTAAGCACCCTAATATTGTTCAATACTATGGGACGGAAACAGTGAGCTTTGTTTGTGGTTATCCTGAATCTTTCATCTTTGCTCTATCACATCTTTATTTAGGATTTCAGTTTTGAATATGCAGATCAAGGATCACCTGTACATTTATTTAGAGTATGTCCACCCTGGATCAATTAATAAGTATGTTCGTCAGTATTGTGGAGCTATGACAGAATCAGTGGTGCAAAATTTCACCCGTCATATATTGAATGGGCTGATTTACTTGCATAGTAAAAACATCATGCACAGGTCAGTGTTCTGATGCTAGTGAATCTCATTGCATATGTTTGGCTGTTCCTTTAGCTATCATGGGTGAACTTTGTTCCCCCTTAATTgctttcaaaaaataaattttttgctATTCTGCCCAGAGATTGTATGGCAACTCACTAGTTAGAATTAGTTAATTTAAATGTTGTCAGAAAAGAAATAAACTATATTCTAAATGTTGTCCAATTTTGCATATTCTTTAGGTTCTtatggttgattttttttttctgtgttttttttttcatgatgCTTTGTTGCCATGATCATTGAAACTATTCTAATATATTCACTTATTTCTTTTTACCTTCTCAATgaacatgataaaaaaaaaaggcagcccggtgcacgaagttcccgccatgcggggtcccggggaaggatccattatacgcagTCTTACCatgttttttgcaagaggctgtttccaggattcgaacccgtgaccttttgatcacatggcaacaactttaccgttgcgccaaggctccccttcttctCAATGAACATGATATATGTTGAAAATTGATGCTCAAAAATACATGTTGGATTTATCTCAAGGAGTTTATTCAGGCAATGAGTTAGATTCTTCAGTAAGTTCTGATGGATTGAATTAAATGGAGGTCAATTTCGTTGAGAGCAGTGGCAATCTGATACAGAGAAAATAAGATTAAGGAGAATGATTTTCATGTTATAATTCAATTCCTGGACTTGCCAAAGGAGTGTCTGCAATTTTTTTCCATTGCAAGGATCTTGGAGTTGAATTAGCATGTAACATAGAATGAGGCCAGTGAAAAGGATGTagattataatttatattattccTTGGAAAGCTGTATGATATGGGTATCAGTCTATTAGAGGCACTGATTGTGGTGAAACTACATGCAGCAGGGATTCCTTGTAAATTTGGTTTAGAGGTACAAGATTAATAAGGGATAGTGATGTGGCTTGAACTAAATAGGTTAGACATGATGAGAAATATCTCGGAACCAATATTCTCTGTGATGATTTTTCTTAACTAAACATCTTTTTTACCATGATGCAGTGTTTTTATAGCTAATTATTCTAACCTTAAAAAAAGTCAATCTTCAGGTGCAATAATTAATAATGAAACTATAAAACATTCTCAATGATCATTTACTGCATCCCAAAGATTGGTACTTAGTGAGACAATCCAAAGAATCAAAACTTTATCAAAGCCTTATCAGAAAATCTGAATATGAAATCTTTGGCAATAATGGATCTGTTTACATGTGATCCTTTTGTGCTGCAGATTCTATTTGTGCAGTTAACATGGCAGGTTGTACGCATGCCTTTTGTTATGTTTCACATGCTCTTTCTCCTATATCTATGTTGCGCTTTGGTTAGATCTTGTAACTAAAACAGGTTAGTTTCCTTAGTCCATTTTCTCATGGGTCCCACCTCATTTTCCTTCAAAACCAAAATCATATCCTAAAAGAAAACATGTAACATTATAGACTCCCTTTTATTCACCAAAGGCCAGAAGATTAATCCTATATGTTTTCTTGCCTATGTCTATCATGATCGTTATTCATTGGAATGATAAATTGCCTGTGGGGGTCTAATTTCTTAGTGGTTCTATTGCTTATCATTAACGATTTTCTGGGACTCGCTTTTTGGTCATCTATTCTTTCATTTTGAAGAGAGAAGTTGCATATACTGTTGCAACCTTGTGTACGATTTAATGATGGACACCTTTATCCCAATCAAATGCTAACCACTATACTATATATATCAGAGGCATATTGTCTGAATTTTTTTTCTGAAATATTTCATCTGTTATGATTTTAACAGAATGCATGCAAAAGGAGAATTTGAAATTTCTATTGCCAATAAGGTGTAAAGAACAGAAAGCCACTATATGCTCTTTTTTTGCCTGAAGACAGCCAGTTCTTGATGGTTTTTGTATTTCAATTTATGAATACAAATTATATTTCTGGAATCTTCTATATGCCACTAGTAACTTTGCACTTCGTTAATGTAGGCCATGTTTATTCATAGAAAGAATGCATTGTTTAGACACATATGTAACTTTAATCGCTAGTTCATTCCTACAGAGATATCAAAGGGGCAAATTTGCTGGTTGATGTGAATGGCGTTGTAAAGCTTGCTGATTTTGGGATGGCAAAACATGTAAGCTTACCTTTATGGGTATAATTGAGCTTTAATTTGTACACCAAGAATTATAATTCTTTCTAAGATGTGTTTTATACTATAGAATCTGCATTGTGTGTGCTTTGGAGGGTAAATTGTCATGGTATTATCTATGTTTCCTTGTTATTGTTCTAGTTAATAGTCAATATACAACTAGTTGGTTTTGTTAGAGGTAACACTAACAGCAGATATCTGAATAGTTTTTGGGAAAATAAACTTGCTAATTTTCTTTGAATATTCTCTTCTTTATACATATTGATTTTCTGGTTCCCTTGTAAGAtttgtaatgaaaataatattagaAAGAAACTATTTATATTGGTAGTGGTCAAATAAAAAAAGATTTAACCAACTAATGAGTTGCCAGTGTGCCACATTGACTAACATtagtaatttgatttttttttcttctttttcccttTAATCAGTTAAGTGGAGCAGCACCTACTTGTTCATTGAAAGGTTCACCTTTTTGGATAGCTCCGGAGGTatatctttttcttcttgttttttccTCAAGCAGAATTCATTTTTTGCTTCTCCTTAGTAGTTTCATTTTCTCTTGTATAAATTCTTTCAATTGGTCACTTTATTGAAGAattatctgtttttttttttgctgacaTAAAATAAGTTGTTTGACTCTAGAAAAGCAGTGTACTCTGTCAAAATCTATAGCATGACTAACATGATTTGCTTCCATCGTCATAGGCCTCGTTCTCTTCTCTTAAGGTTTCACCTTTGACATGTTTGTATAGCTAAATAGGATAAGTACTTAATGATATGTTTAGCAATATTTGGTCAAAGCTCCTGAACTTTGTAATTTGAGGCAAAAGCATTGTATCTGAATTGGCTTATGATGGTGGGCCTAGtagaaacatttatacctttctGGTTGGCCTACTGTTGGAGCAAAAATACTTGTGCAGATGAACTGCTGTAAGGCATTAACTTCCATCTTATGCAGCAGTATCACTAGCAGAAGCAACAGCGTGGATAGCACAGGTATTCTGCTCGAAGGAGAGAGGATGCCATTTCCAGATGCACTCCAAATATTCTACGAATAAATCTAGGTTTTCTTTTGTATTTAGAAGCCAGTTTAGTTGAAGCGTATGATTCTATATCATGCAGAAGCTTGCAGAAATAGTAGCTCCTCacctaatttatttaatattcacTTGGCAGCATGTAAATCCAAACCTCGGAGATTGTTTTTCTGTAAACTCAGTGTgtttgtattttaaaaattaaagtagTTTGTCACATACGTAACTCTTCTGAACACTGAACCTGTTTTTTGTTGCAGATGTTGCAGGCTACTTTtaacaaagaaattggatatgaTCTTGCTGTTGACATTTGGAGTTTGGGTTGTACCATCATTGAGATGTTCACAGGGAAACACCCATGGAGTGATCTAGAAGGGGTGTGTATGCTTCTGATTTCATCGTGTTGGGATCTGTGGCATTATTGTAGATGCTGCTAATATCTAGCTTAATATAGTTGCATTCTTTTTCCCAATTCCCTGATTAGTAAAGAAACAACCCTGATTTAGCTTATTGGTCTAGTACTTGGTTTCTAGCAAAGGATTTAATTAAAAGGATCAGATGGATAAAATACGGACAAGGGATAAAAAGATAACTATAGGACCATAACAAGATATGTGATCTCATCGGTGGAATATATTAATaggttaaattattttaaaacttaattatttgttTATGAAGTAATTAGCGGATATATCATTTCTTGTCTTATTTTTCGAAGAATAGATCAATGTTGtagaattttaaaagagattttaccATTTTGTTTGGATCATCTTCTAATTAATGAAATTTTAAATTCTCATATAGATGTTGTTCCCTGTGTgagattatttattttttctctgTGAGATTACTTATTCTTCTGTTGCATCAGTCCTGCACTGCACATTTGCTACATATAGGATCTAAGTTCATTTCACTAGGTAACAAAGTTAGTGGTGTTTTCTCGAGTCTGTTTAGACCTCAACCTCAATGCTAAATGTGCTTTGGGATGAAAATGAGGTGTTTATTAACTGCATACTCAAAATTTATTTCCTATTGAACCATCTTTCTAAAGCTACTATGGACAAAGTTATTTCCCAAATGTAACGTCTAAGTTATAAAAAATATGGTATATTATGTTATTgtaaatatcatattaaataattttttgaattgttAGTAATTACTAATTAGAATAAAACTATAGTTATGTTTGTGTtaatagaaaattaaattaaatataattccTCCTCATCATTGTGGGTTCATCTCTAGATATTGTAAGTGTATGTATGTGCTGCTTTTAGTAGGTAGTAGCTTCTAGATCAAATGCTCTCAGATTCTGTCTCATTTGCTTCCTTCCGGCTTTACTGAACATGTTTTTGATTCTTCGCTTTCTTATCACTATTGCCAAATAGATTAAAACGAAAACAATGAGGTTGCCAGATAGATATCTAAAGTTTAGCTGGTTAAATTTGAAGTGGTACCCTCTATTTTCTTGTAGATGTACTCCTTTTTCCTTAATTGTCGATTAATTTTGTCTGGAATGATTACAGCCCCAAGCAATGTTTAAGGTCCTCTGTAAAGATCCACCAATACCTGAAACCTTGTCCAGTGAGGGCAAGGATTTCCTCCAGCGTTGCTTTCATAGGAATCCTGCAGAGAGGCCAACTGCAAATATGCTGCTTGACCATCCCTTTCTAAGGAATGCCAACCACTACAATATTCACGGTTCTCCCCAGACTTTTGCTGGGATTAAACTCGTGAGTTGCAGATTTCCTTTCTTTTGATGCATAGTTCTAGCTGCAATTTTTTATAATACTCCATTATGTCTATCTTGACAGGCTAATTCTATTAGTTCAAAAGATCAAAGCAAATCCAAAAGTGAACCATGCATGAAAAGGAAACACGTCTCCAATAGGTAAGCTTGTTTGAAGTTGGGAGATTTTGAATTGAATCTTTTTTGTATCATACCGAAAACAACTCTGATTTTACTTGTACTCGCAGCGAGAACAATCATTCTCATCCTGAATTTCCTCAGTTAGCTGCCTCCCTTCTTTCAACTCATTCCGCTGCAAAGGTTTTCCCTAGTTTGTCCCCTCCTCGATCGAGTTACATTGTGCCAGTTCAATCTGTGTCTTCAGCAAATTCCCAGATTGAAGTGCAATTCAATGCTGGAAATTTTCAATCCCATGCATTGCCCAAACCTTATGGAAAGGAAGACAATAATCAGGTCTGATTAGAGTAGGCTGAGTAGCTATGGACCTGAGGGAGTTAGTATTGTATTTATTATGAGGGATTTCCAGGTCTTAGAATAAATGGAGTTCAATGAGGCTAATATCATTTGAATGACATTAAGATTCTTTAGAAGATTCACAATAACCTCAATGCATTTGTTGAGCTCATGGTATCAGGTAATGACCACATGGTTCTTCTCCCGTTTTTACTCTATCTCCAACCTTGATACACTAGGTTACTCAATCACTGATGGATCAGCACCATGTAGTGTTGATCTCCATATTGTAGTTGTACATCCAGTAAACGGATGATAGTATATCTAATGTGTTTCCATCTACGATAGGAATAAAGGTCAAATGTAGATGAAAACCTCACATATTGTATATCATCAGTGTATCTGTTGTCAACCAGTTATAGTTGTGAAGTGAAAGTTCATTTAGAAAATTGtgtcaatatatttttttttgtaaaatgttGACACGTCTACGTTTGCTACAAATGCTTTGTTGGTTTATTTGTTATTTGCAGCTAACACAAAAACAAAAAGGCCAACAATATTCAAACAGACATGTTTATTTATCCACTCTTCTTCGATTTGATATTTCACCCCATGTACAATTGAATACAAATCCCATTGAGAGAAGTAAGTCATTTACATACTAACGGGCAATATGCTTATGAAAAGGGGAACAACATAACCAATTAATCACTGATTTTGCTTGATGTTATATACCGATATGATCAAGTCTCTGCAAGTGTTAGCTTATATATCACTCTTTAACATGCTTGGAGTCTCCCATTTATTTCTCTTGCAGTGGAGAAATCTTTAGATCAAGTCCTATGTTGACCCCATTGTAAGCTATTGGAGCATACATCCATAGCTCATCCGAGCTCAAGAGCTGCAATATGATCATACTTGGCGGTAAGAGAAGGGATAGTTGAAGTGTTAACTCATAATTTTGAGAAGCATGTTCTTCTAGTTGTTAGTTTTGGTTCTACTTACTTTGATTTGTAGCTGCAAAAACTTCACATAGTCGACAGCTTCCTCCAACATTGTGCTAATGTCAACCTGTTAGATCACATCATTTAGATTACCAGTTTTACTTTCatcgatatatatttttttatatatagttgGAAATCAGTCATCTGAAGCTTACTTTAGTTCCATTAGGAACCAGGCTTTGTAAGATTTTCAGTCTCTCATTGATTCTTTCCCTCCTTTTCTGTACACAAGATACAGAAATTGGCATTAGAACATGCCCCAAATAATATCGATAGGTGCATCAGGAGAAAATGTTACCCTCGCATATATACTCTGGGGATTACTTGATG is drawn from Zingiber officinale cultivar Zhangliang chromosome 1B, Zo_v1.1, whole genome shotgun sequence and contains these coding sequences:
- the LOC122050159 gene encoding mitogen-activated protein kinase kinase kinase 5-like isoform X2 — encoded protein: MSSGSVLVMPWWKSNISADNLISSSPSSASSSSSATSSAPRKGRLKDLSFFPWIRRDEHPRLTRQRKLRHLTDLEIEALSLEDPSFAFSSSTPVSRAGSKGDAFPSRSASSPMLLPRPLPLPAVLVHRDSASDRGLGSSSVISVGHPLPSPLETLGRAEGDQGNGTVAEPLALESVAGRQHVDKPSNQTTISYRRKVLQDPNSSGTMNFKLKIPANTVAIGDFSSPIATPVLSPRRLSSADYLVSGNGSTVTVSAPEVSTMGLVTVSSSQTSPDKMIHSPENFPFSTPNIQSNTSKSRNPSGPSSPLHTKKFPENSNTRYDGGGNVEVHPLPLPPGASPASQPTFSHQSAAKAELSHKTNQWQKGKLLGSGTFGNVYEATNRHTGALCAMKEVNIIPDDPKSAECLKQLEQEIKFLSQFKHPNIVQYYGTETIKDHLYIYLEYVHPGSINKYVRQYCGAMTESVVQNFTRHILNGLIYLHSKNIMHRDIKGANLLVDVNGVVKLADFGMAKHLSGAAPTCSLKGSPFWIAPEMLQATFNKEIGYDLAVDIWSLGCTIIEMFTGKHPWSDLEGPQAMFKVLCKDPPIPETLSSEGKDFLQRCFHRNPAERPTANMLLDHPFLRNANHYNIHGSPQTFAGIKLANSISSKDQSKSKSEPCMKRKHVSNSENNHSHPEFPQLAASLLSTHSAAKVFPSLSPPRSSYIVPVQSVSSANSQIEVQFNAGNFQSHALPKPYGKEDNNQV
- the LOC122050159 gene encoding mitogen-activated protein kinase kinase kinase 5-like isoform X4, producing the protein MNFKLKIPANTVAIGDFSSPIATPVLSPRRLSSADYLVSGNGSTVTVSAPEVSTMGLVTVSSSQTSPDKMIHSPENFPFSTPNIQSNTSKSRNPSGPSSPLHTKKFPENSNTRYDGGGNVEVHPLPLPPGASPASQPTFSHQSAAKAELSHKTNQWQKGKLLGSGTFGNVYEATNRHTGALCAMKEVNIIPDDPKSAECLKQLEQEIKFLSQFKHPNIVQYYGTETIKDHLYIYLEYVHPGSINKYVRQYCGAMTESVVQNFTRHILNGLIYLHSKNIMHRDIKGANLLVDVNGVVKLADFGMAKHLSGAAPTCSLKGSPFWIAPEMLQATFNKEIGYDLAVDIWSLGCTIIEMFTGKHPWSDLEGPQAMFKVLCKDPPIPETLSSEGKDFLQRCFHRNPAERPTANMLLDHPFLRNANHYNIHGSPQTFAGIKLANSISSKDQSKSKSEPCMKRKHVSNSENNHSHPEFPQLAASLLSTHSAAKVFPSLSPPRSSYIVPVQSVSSANSQIEVQFNAGNFQSHALPKPYGKEDNNQV
- the LOC122050159 gene encoding mitogen-activated protein kinase kinase kinase 5-like isoform X3, giving the protein MSSGSVLVMPWWKSNISADNLISSSPSSASSSSSATSSAPRKGRLKDLSFFPWIRRDEHPRLTRQRKLRHLTDLEIEALSLEDPSFAFSSSTPVSRAGSKGDAFPSRSASSPMLLPRPLPLPAVLVHRDSASDRGLGSSSVISVGHPLPSPLETLGRAEGDQGNGTVAEPLALESVAGSPIATPVLSPRRLSSADYLVSGNGSTVTVSAPEVSTMGLVTVSSSQTSPDKMIHSPENFPFSTPNIQSNTSKSRNPSGPSSPLHTKKFPENSNTRYDGGGNVEVHPLPLPPGASPASQPTFSHQSAAKAELSHKTNQWQKGKLLGSGTFGNVYEATNRHTGALCAMKEVNIIPDDPKSAECLKQLEQEIKFLSQFKHPNIVQYYGTETIKDHLYIYLEYVHPGSINKYVRQYCGAMTESVVQNFTRHILNGLIYLHSKNIMHRDIKGANLLVDVNGVVKLADFGMAKHLSGAAPTCSLKGSPFWIAPEMLQATFNKEIGYDLAVDIWSLGCTIIEMFTGKHPWSDLEGPQAMFKVLCKDPPIPETLSSEGKDFLQRCFHRNPAERPTANMLLDHPFLRNANHYNIHGSPQTFAGIKLANSISSKDQSKSKSEPCMKRKHVSNSENNHSHPEFPQLAASLLSTHSAAKVFPSLSPPRSSYIVPVQSVSSANSQIEVQFNAGNFQSHALPKPYGKEDNNQV
- the LOC122050159 gene encoding mitogen-activated protein kinase kinase kinase 5-like isoform X1, whose product is MSSGSVLVMPWWKSNISADNLISSSPSSASSSSSATSSAPRKGRLKDLSFFPWIRRDEHPRLTRQRKLRHLTDLEIEALSLEDPSFAFSSSTPVSRAGSKGDAFPSRSASSPMLLPRPLPLPAVLVHRDSASDRGLGSSSVISVGHPLPSPLETLGRAEGDQGNGTVAEPLALESVAGSKLAYQTNLQSRQHVDKPSNQTTISYRRKVLQDPNSSGTMNFKLKIPANTVAIGDFSSPIATPVLSPRRLSSADYLVSGNGSTVTVSAPEVSTMGLVTVSSSQTSPDKMIHSPENFPFSTPNIQSNTSKSRNPSGPSSPLHTKKFPENSNTRYDGGGNVEVHPLPLPPGASPASQPTFSHQSAAKAELSHKTNQWQKGKLLGSGTFGNVYEATNRHTGALCAMKEVNIIPDDPKSAECLKQLEQEIKFLSQFKHPNIVQYYGTETIKDHLYIYLEYVHPGSINKYVRQYCGAMTESVVQNFTRHILNGLIYLHSKNIMHRDIKGANLLVDVNGVVKLADFGMAKHLSGAAPTCSLKGSPFWIAPEMLQATFNKEIGYDLAVDIWSLGCTIIEMFTGKHPWSDLEGPQAMFKVLCKDPPIPETLSSEGKDFLQRCFHRNPAERPTANMLLDHPFLRNANHYNIHGSPQTFAGIKLANSISSKDQSKSKSEPCMKRKHVSNSENNHSHPEFPQLAASLLSTHSAAKVFPSLSPPRSSYIVPVQSVSSANSQIEVQFNAGNFQSHALPKPYGKEDNNQV